A genome region from Schistocerca nitens isolate TAMUIC-IGC-003100 chromosome 4, iqSchNite1.1, whole genome shotgun sequence includes the following:
- the LOC126252084 gene encoding rhythmically expressed gene 2 protein-like, whose protein sequence is MHRFRLVTFDVIGTLLNFRTPPPTFYSEAASLFGIKAQPSDIASVFLSEYEKQSSLHPNFGQQTGIGWKKWWNQLVVEVLDKATNSQYSRTKYDSVAEYLITAYKNGEQYIVADGAQDLLSYLQQTNTILGIISNYDERLHCVLNSLDLNKYFDFVLTSYEAGIEKPSTKIFEKALDLAVKIDSHVSPTCALHIGDKIETDYKGAMKAQWKCALLKKNKDELLIKRLQRDGVLTNYVFNDLSELKARLPHL, encoded by the coding sequence ATGCATCGGTTCCGCTTAGTGACATTCGACGTTATTGGTACGCTCCTTAATTTTCGAACCCCACCACCAACATTTTATTCGGAAGCAGCATCTCTTTTTGGTATCAAGGCGCAGCCTTCCGATATTGCATCTGTATTTCTATCGGAATATGAGAAGCAGAGCAGTCTCCATCCAAACTTCGGCCAGCAAACGGGTATAGGCTGGAAAAAATGGTGGAACCAGCTAGTTGTAGAAGTTCTTGACAAGGCAACAAATAGTCAGTATAGCAGAACCAAATATGACTCAGTTGCTGAGTATCTCATAACCGCATACAAAAACGGAGAACAGTATATTGTCGCAGATGGCGCCCAAGATCTGTTGTCATACCTTCAGCAAACAAATACAATTCTCGGTATTATATCAAACTATGACGAAAGGCTCCACTGTGTGCTGAACTCTTtggatttaaataaatattttgattttgtctTAACATCTTATGAAGCTGGTATTGAAAAAccttctacaaaaatttttgagaaagctcTTGACTTAGCAGTGAAAATTGATAGTCATGTCAGCCCAACCTGCGCACTGCATATCGGAGACAAGATTGAAACTGACTATAAAGGGGCAATGAAAGCTCAGTGGAAGTGTgcattgttaaagaaaaataaagacgaaTTGTTGATTAAGCGGTTGCAAAGAGATGGAGTGTTGACGAATTACGTATTTAATGATTTGTCAGAACTTAAGGCAAGACTTCCTCATCTGTGA